The following are encoded in a window of Cydia strobilella chromosome 1, ilCydStro3.1, whole genome shotgun sequence genomic DNA:
- the LOC134746339 gene encoding synaptonemal complex protein 4 isoform X2, with the protein MRTSLFLAGACALLLSISAAPAPEPAPAPEPAAAASAINDNTPEIIEIIAPAASAQETLSTLNLGAPGAELSERNKRTIGILRQLFPTLTQEVPEQQQNLLSGAESQQAEVRVAFGEQQQQALDHRSDEDQQTAAQTNNAAIDEITLDDADNSEENRNKRFLSFGGSSGGQSNAGGGSGNFLFDIVRLVAGSSGGSSGGGEAIGGGSDSEGDDSAAKGDNLTEGVPGPITRLFIIANRGIANLIQDLILRLAQTSERIVNFKARLITSII; encoded by the exons ATGAGAACGTCCCTATTCCTGGCGGGCGCTTGCGCCTTGCTGCTGTCCATcagcgccgcccccgcccccgaaCCCGCGCCAGCGCCCGAACCAGCGGCCGCCGCATCTGCCATCAACGACAACACGCCCGAAATCATCGAGATTATTGCTCCCGCCGCCAGTGCACAG GAGACGCTGTCGACGCTAAACCTCGGCGCGCCAGGCGCAGAGCTCAGCGAACGTAACAAGCGCACCATCGGTATCTTGCGGCAGCTCTTCCCTACGCTAACGCAG GAGGTGCCGGAGCAGCAGCAGAACTTACTATCGGGCGCCGAGTCCCAGCAAGCGGAGGTCCGGGTAGCTTTCGGCGAACAACAGCAGCAGGCGCTCGATCACCGCTCTGACGAAGACCAACAAACTGCCGCTCAGACCAACAACGCTGCCATTGATGAAATCACGCTCGATGATGCTGATAACAGtgaagaaaacagaaataaGAG ATTCCTAAGCTTCGGTGGCTCGTCGGGCGGCCAGAGCAACGCCGGCGGCGGCTCTGGAAACTTCCTGTTCGATATCGTCAGG ctGGTAGCCGGGTCCTCGGGTGGCTCGTCGGGCGGTGGCGAAGCTATTGGGGGAGGCTCCGACAGCGAAGGAGACGATAGTGCCGCTAAGGGTGACAACCTCACCGAGGGTGTCCCCGGCCCCATCACGCGGTTATTCATCATCGCCAACCGCGGCATCGCCAACCTGATCCAGGACCTCATCCTGAGACTGGCACAGACCTCAGAGCGAATAGTCAACTTCAAGGCGCGATTGATCACCTCCATCATCTAA
- the LOC134746339 gene encoding protein no-on-transient A isoform X1, with protein sequence MRTSLFLAGACALLLSISAAPAPEPAPAPEPAAAASAINDNTPEIIEIIAPAASAQETLSTLNLGAPGAELSERNKRTIGILRQLFPTLTQIIEQKVQQITSVVLQTFGPVVLRAFLGNRNGGGGGGMEGGGGGSIELDDDDDDDEATTTTTTTTAAPDAPERRRRRWALVYRPEVPEQQQNLLSGAESQQAEVRVAFGEQQQQALDHRSDEDQQTAAQTNNAAIDEITLDDADNSEENRNKRFLSFGGSSGGQSNAGGGSGNFLFDIVRLVAGSSGGSSGGGEAIGGGSDSEGDDSAAKGDNLTEGVPGPITRLFIIANRGIANLIQDLILRLAQTSERIVNFKARLITSII encoded by the exons ATGAGAACGTCCCTATTCCTGGCGGGCGCTTGCGCCTTGCTGCTGTCCATcagcgccgcccccgcccccgaaCCCGCGCCAGCGCCCGAACCAGCGGCCGCCGCATCTGCCATCAACGACAACACGCCCGAAATCATCGAGATTATTGCTCCCGCCGCCAGTGCACAG GAGACGCTGTCGACGCTAAACCTCGGCGCGCCAGGCGCAGAGCTCAGCGAACGTAACAAGCGCACCATCGGTATCTTGCGGCAGCTCTTCCCTACGCTAACGCAG ATTATCGAACAGAAGGTGCAGCAGATCACTAGCGTGGTACTGCAAACGTTCGGACCTGTGGTTTTACGCGCCTTCCTGGGCAATCGTaacggcggcggtggcggcggcatGGAGGGCGGCGGCGGTGGCTCCATCGAGCTCGACGATGATGACGATGACGACGAAGCTACGACTACAACAACAACCACTACCGCTGCTCCTGACGCGCCTGAGCGCCGTCGTCGGCGCTGGGCGCTAGTCTACCGCCCG GAGGTGCCGGAGCAGCAGCAGAACTTACTATCGGGCGCCGAGTCCCAGCAAGCGGAGGTCCGGGTAGCTTTCGGCGAACAACAGCAGCAGGCGCTCGATCACCGCTCTGACGAAGACCAACAAACTGCCGCTCAGACCAACAACGCTGCCATTGATGAAATCACGCTCGATGATGCTGATAACAGtgaagaaaacagaaataaGAG ATTCCTAAGCTTCGGTGGCTCGTCGGGCGGCCAGAGCAACGCCGGCGGCGGCTCTGGAAACTTCCTGTTCGATATCGTCAGG ctGGTAGCCGGGTCCTCGGGTGGCTCGTCGGGCGGTGGCGAAGCTATTGGGGGAGGCTCCGACAGCGAAGGAGACGATAGTGCCGCTAAGGGTGACAACCTCACCGAGGGTGTCCCCGGCCCCATCACGCGGTTATTCATCATCGCCAACCGCGGCATCGCCAACCTGATCCAGGACCTCATCCTGAGACTGGCACAGACCTCAGAGCGAATAGTCAACTTCAAGGCGCGATTGATCACCTCCATCATCTAA